The following are from one region of the Hyphomicrobium album genome:
- a CDS encoding RNA polymerase sigma factor → MTEATWATLRAMLVERYTEFKLRLARRLGSMDLAAEALQETWLRLERPGHPGVLDRPDAYLFRVALNVAADRRDGDRRRLALSEIESLRHLDDDQIDPARIAESRAEIAELSRALDELPARCRAIFIASRLDELPHKLIAARHGISTRMVERELKRALEHCAERLGRHTRAVRHNGAKTVEAIESSQAPTKRPKASDD, encoded by the coding sequence ATGACGGAAGCAACGTGGGCGACGCTGCGCGCCATGCTCGTCGAGCGATACACCGAATTCAAGCTTCGCCTTGCGCGACGGCTGGGCTCGATGGATCTGGCGGCCGAAGCGTTGCAGGAAACGTGGTTGCGCCTCGAGCGGCCGGGTCATCCTGGCGTCCTCGACCGGCCGGATGCCTACCTGTTTCGTGTGGCGCTCAACGTGGCGGCGGATCGCCGCGACGGCGATCGCCGGCGGCTGGCGCTGTCAGAAATCGAGTCTCTGCGCCATCTCGATGACGACCAGATCGACCCCGCACGCATAGCCGAATCCCGCGCCGAGATCGCTGAATTGTCGCGCGCGCTCGATGAGCTGCCCGCGCGCTGCCGCGCCATCTTCATCGCGTCGCGGCTGGATGAGCTGCCCCACAAGCTGATCGCGGCGCGCCACGGCATCTCGACGCGCATGGTGGAACGTGAGCTGAAGAGAGCTCTCGAGCACTGCGCAGAGCGGCTCGGCAGGCATACGCGCGCCGTTCGGCACAACGGCGCGAAGACAGTCGAAGCAATAGAGAGTTCTCAGGCGCCGACTAAGCGGCCGAAGGCAAGCGATGACTGA
- a CDS encoding FecR family protein — MTDPNHSSAEIEALKHEAQRWVLRLTSGEATEADAVALNRWRLTSVAHRQAFAEANLLWTKLQPATAISARDGPAATTSSSQDSGRHPAHLGRRAFLGGAIAAAAAYTVVRPPFELWPSLAELSADYRTGIGQQRQIPLTGDIWLKLNTRTSVSALSSRGGTVDAERIELISGELAAATNNLSAKPLVVVAGEGQTTATHARFNVRHDGGTVCVTCLDGELEIKHPHRSSALRSGQQVAYNTQSMGDAVNVDTDAVSAWERGLLVFRNDPLARVIEEVNRYRSGKIVLMNEALGRRPVLATFRIDRMDEVVPRLQAVFGVKIQTFPGGIVVVI, encoded by the coding sequence ATGACTGATCCCAATCACTCGAGTGCGGAGATCGAGGCCTTAAAGCACGAGGCGCAACGTTGGGTGTTGCGACTGACGTCAGGCGAGGCGACGGAGGCGGACGCAGTGGCGCTCAATCGCTGGCGGCTTACGAGCGTTGCGCATCGACAAGCATTTGCCGAGGCTAATCTGCTCTGGACCAAGTTGCAGCCTGCGACCGCCATATCAGCGCGGGACGGGCCCGCAGCGACGACATCGTCCTCACAAGACAGCGGGCGACACCCCGCTCACCTGGGCCGGCGCGCGTTCCTTGGTGGCGCGATTGCCGCAGCTGCTGCCTACACGGTCGTGCGCCCTCCGTTTGAGCTATGGCCCTCCCTGGCGGAGTTGAGCGCGGACTATCGAACGGGCATCGGTCAGCAGCGGCAAATCCCTCTGACGGGGGACATTTGGCTGAAATTGAACACGCGGACCAGTGTCTCTGCGCTCTCCTCGCGCGGCGGAACGGTCGACGCTGAACGGATCGAGCTGATCTCGGGCGAGTTGGCAGCCGCCACGAATAACTTGAGCGCTAAGCCACTGGTTGTCGTCGCTGGCGAGGGGCAGACCACGGCAACGCACGCTCGCTTCAATGTTCGACATGACGGGGGCACGGTTTGCGTCACGTGCCTCGACGGCGAACTCGAGATCAAGCACCCACATCGCTCCTCGGCGCTGCGATCGGGCCAACAGGTCGCCTACAACACACAGAGCATGGGTGACGCCGTCAACGTCGACACGGACGCAGTATCCGCCTGGGAACGGGGCCTATTGGTCTTCCGCAACGACCCGCTCGCTCGCGTAATTGAAGAAGTCAACCGCTACCGATCCGGCAAAATCGTCCTGATGAACGAGGCTCTCGGGCGCCGGCCGGTGCTCGCTACGTTTCGGATTGATCGCATGGACGAGGTTGTTCCCAGGTTGCAGGCGGTCTTCGGGGTGAAGATCCAGACGTTCCCCGGCGGCATCGTCGTCGTGATCTGA
- a CDS encoding STN domain-containing protein, producing MLSFQLGYVAAAVLAASAATAASNAQSLDSAAAPAISFDIPSQPLANALYAYSTATGIEILVPGDMLEHRRAGAVRGVLPAEEALHVLLSGTGLSPRNTGVRAFTLVPVVAPSAAPATRVPRFPKYSAALQAAVTRALCRLERTRPGRYRIAARLWVAPTGRVTQVSLLGSTTDGKRDAALVRLLSTVVVGESPPSDMPQPTTMMVLPNRSDAAGCGAGGPPP from the coding sequence GTGCTCAGCTTTCAGCTTGGCTATGTGGCGGCTGCGGTCTTAGCCGCATCAGCGGCCACTGCCGCTTCAAACGCACAATCCTTGGATTCAGCGGCGGCGCCGGCGATCAGTTTTGACATCCCGAGTCAGCCACTCGCCAATGCCCTATACGCTTATAGCACCGCAACCGGCATCGAGATCCTGGTTCCGGGCGACATGCTCGAACATCGGCGCGCAGGCGCAGTGCGCGGCGTCCTCCCCGCCGAAGAAGCGCTGCACGTCTTGCTCTCCGGGACCGGCCTCTCGCCGCGCAATACCGGCGTTCGTGCCTTTACCTTGGTCCCCGTTGTAGCCCCGTCTGCGGCGCCCGCTACGCGCGTCCCCCGATTTCCCAAGTATTCTGCTGCGTTGCAGGCCGCCGTGACGCGAGCGCTCTGCCGGCTGGAGAGAACGCGCCCCGGTCGCTACCGGATCGCCGCGCGCCTCTGGGTTGCCCCAACGGGAAGGGTGACGCAGGTGAGCCTGCTCGGCAGCACAACGGATGGCAAACGCGATGCCGCGCTCGTCAGGTTGCTCAGTACGGTGGTCGTCGGCGAGTCCCCGCCGTCCGATATGCCGCAGCCGACGACGATGATGGTGCTTCCCAATCGTAGTGACGCGGCGGGGTGCGGCGCAGGCGGTCCGCCGCCATGA